The genomic window GGCCAGCAGTTCGCAGAGCGCAGGCAGGGAGGCGGGGTCCCTAAGAGCGGTCTGGAGCTGCTCGGTGGCCTAGGGAGAGCCTGGGGTCAGAGTTGGGCCGTTCCCGCAACGCCCCCGCTCGCCCTGGCCCGGTCCCACCGGCCCCATACCCGGCGGATGCGCTCGGTGTCCGGCAGCAGCAGCTCCCGGAGGACCTGTTCCAGGCCGGCGGGCTCCATGGCAGCAGGGGAGCCGCCGCTgctgggtcgggggtgggggagggacagcaCGTGGAGTCTCCGAAACCCGCTTCCGGCGGAAAGGGCGTTGCTCCGCGCCCCTCCCGTCACCAGGGTGATTCAACTCACTTCGCGCAGAGCTCGGGCTCCACCACTTCCGTTGGGCGGAGCGCCGGCTGAGCCGCGGAAACAGGGCCCTGGTAATGAAGGTTCCGCTAGCCGACAGTTCCTCAGCTCCGTGAAGAATTCGAGTTCGGAGTTCCGTGCATTTCGCGGCCGACCCGCCTTCCTAGGGGACAGTGCCCTTAACGGCAGGGCACGAGTTACTATATCCAGACCAAACCCTCCAACTACAGGAtcctttttcttaataaattttattttggtattgtaaaaagaaaaatcaggaccAAAAAAAGGCAACTTAAAAAGTTCAAATATATACTCCTTATATAATAGAGGTTTATAATTTCCAGGCCCTCTCTGGGGAAGGGAGGCCCAAAGGGCAAAGGGGAAGGCAACAAAACCATCACACAACTCAGTCACTCAATCAGAAGAGATGTTGGTAAGAGATCAATAGGGcatgaagaaagggaaagaagagtgATAGTTTTGCCACCCAAAACTCAGTCCATCTTGAGGTTAACATAGATATAACGGATGAactttagggaagaaaaaaaggagatggtGCCCAGCATGAGGAAGAAGACATATCCAGTGAGTAAGGAGTAGCCAAAGAACTCTACTGTCTGTACCACCCCTGACATGTTGGAGCGCCGGGCATAGTAGAAAACTGAGTAGAAGAAGATGAAGAGCCCAGTGGAGCCAACACTCAGCACAGATCGCCACCACCAGCGGTAATCCTCCCCAGACAACTGGAAGTAGGTGAGCGCGATGGAGATGCAAGCCCCCACGCTTAGCAGGATGGCGAAGACGAAGAAGAGGATGCCATACAAAGTGTACTGCTCCCGACCCCAGACTGTGGCAAAGATGTAGTACAGCTCCACAGAGATGGCACTGTGAAGAGAAGAGATGATACACAGCATTAAAGGGCTGTGCACTGCCAGCACAGTGGCCAGGCCAAAATCCAGCCACCACCCCTCCATGTTACTGGGTCACTGTGGAAAGTGGGCCCTCTCTACTCCCAGCCCTGGAGTTCCTGGCTTGATGGGGATTCTTTTACTTATGATTAGCTGCTCTCATTTCAAGAACATCTTCTTTGGTAGGttgagagcagggattttgtCTGTTCTGTTTTCCACTGTATTTGTCTGGCACTAAAAGGTACTCGACAAATTGGATGAATAATCAAATGGGTTTTAAGCCCCACGTGGTGTCGCCAAAGTCAGAAACTAGGAAGATAGTGAAAGGAGCAATGTCTCTGTAGAGCTTCACAAGTGAGACACCCTCATATTTGAACTGATTCAAGCTCAGTCCTGGTTGGAGAAAGGAGGAACCATTTAGTGATCTCTTAGTGGTACAGCTGAACCAGGGATTATCACTGACAATGGGTTACGGTACAGGGTGAGTAGGGAAGGGGAAAGTTAAGGTCAGGATCCTGAGAGTGATGGCCATGGAATAAAGGGAGGATACCTGAAAGGCAGGAAGCCTCCAACAGTCATGTGGACGAGAGTAGACTTGTACCAGGGCTGGGGCGGGATTTCCCGAGCTATGTTCTTGGTGCGACAAGGTGCATCAAAGGGGCTAGCGTTGTTCTTCCCGAAGATACCTCCAATGACAGTGAGGGGAAAGCCCACCAGCAGCCAAACCGTCAGAAGCAGCAGGATGGTGGTGGCTGGCAGAGCCTGTGTTGAACCATTGGCCCAATGCACGGAGTTCACCACACTCCACGTCAGGAAGAAAGGCACTGCAGGGATGGGCCCCAGAGGGAGAGTTAGCACTAGGAGCTACATCCCTGGGAGCACCCAATCAGACTGGACCTAAAGGGGTGATGAGTGAAACATCCTGCTCCCAGGCTGACTCCACCCTTTCATGTCTTGTTATTCTTTGTTCCTTAGCTTACCAACACTCCCTCCCCTACCCATTATCATTAAGGATCTAGGCAAGCCGTTACATAAGGATCTAAGAGTGACACAAATCCGCCTGCCTCCAAGGGCCTGTCCTGCTGTAGCACTGGTGATTCCTAGTATGAGACACTGCTTTGAATTAAGACTCTGTTTTCAGAAAGCCCTGGTTCAAATGTAAATGTGGTAGAACAGAAATCAGACACTTAACAGTTGGAAACACAAGAGGTTCAGAATGCAAACTACTACTGCATTTGAAAGGACAAGCTGGCTTGAAAGGCTAGAGTGGGGAGGCccactttcaaaattaaaaaagcttggggatggacttccctggtggtccagtggttaagactccgcacctccaatgcagggggcgcaggttcgatccctgatcagggaagtgggatcccacatgccgtgcagcctggccaaaaaaaaaaaacttgggggaaaaaaagggagtcTCAAAAGATAAATTCAAGAGTGTTATTTCAGTGTAATGGTTGAGAATACAGGCTCTAGAGTTTGACTGCCTAGGTCTGAAACCTGATTCTCTGCTTTTTAGGAGTATaatctcaggcaagttacttaaccagcCTGAagttcaatttcctcatctgtaaaatggggacaatattaCCTACTTCATAAAGTCggtgtgagaatgaaatgagatgaaGGCATGTCAAGTGCTTATCACGTTGCCTAAAACATTTCAAGGGCTTAATATTTaactatgcaaaaaaaaaaaaaagaaatgcattttttgtcttttgaatgGTTTCCTTAGTGTTTCTTTTACCTATTTTCATTCCCTTAAAAGCCCTACTCTGACTCTATCTCACGTTCCATGATGTGTTCTAAGTTCCTAAATTGGCCCACCACGGAAAGGGCAGTCCTCACCAGAGAAGAGACTGGTGGTGAGAATGATGTTCCACACCCAACGCTCGCCTCCAATCTGCCGGTAGAAGTGGCTGGACACATAGCCAGAGATGCAGCAAGTCAGGGCATACAACAAGATGGCTGCTGAGTTAATAGCCCCGTGACGGTGCACATTGAACATGCCCAGCAGCGCCATGACAATAATGCCTGCAGCGTGGTAGTGGAAAGCCTGTGTTAGGTCTCACCTATCCCTCTTCTGGCAATTTCATAGAAATCAGCCAGCCCCCCTTCTCCCAGACCCAGGGCTTCCATCAAAACAATATCCCCAGTTCTGTTGTCCAGAAAACCCACAACAGAATATACACATCCTTGCTAGAGCCATTCCACCCCTTAGGTCTGCCCCTTACCTTGGACAGAAGAGAAGATCTGTAGATCTTTTTCTGAACAAACTACCTACTTAGTTCTACCCCTTGAGAGAAATccctaattaatttttatcaccTTACCAGTGCCAAGGGCCAGGAACTGGGCACCCACACCAAGCACAGCACAAAGCAGACCACGGTATGGAGGGAAGCGGAAGACATCTGTATGGATAATTTTCCAGCCATTGTCACCTTGGTCAAAGTCATCACCAGAACCTCCAGAGGTTGTCTCTTCATCCAAGTTGTACCGAGCCAGGTCATTTCGAAGTACACGCATGAGAATGACAGCCACAAAACCCACCAGTAAAAACACAAGCACCATGGAATTAATGATGGACAACCAATGGATTTCCAGTGTTCGGGGAAAGAAACCACCATCGTCACCACGGCGCCTGTCACTCCGACGCTCGACTGAAGTCTCAGACCAGCGCACACTGTAGGTGTGGGTGAGGCCTAGGAACTCATCAGGTCGTAACCCATCTAAACTGTGGGGCTTGACGTCCCGCACTGAGACATTGGCAAATATAATTCGATCTCCGTGGAATTCTAGGTGGAAGTCCAAATGGGTCCAGAGTCCTATCTTGTGGCTGTGAGGCAGGAAGCCACTCTCCTCCATGTAGCCCACAAAGCCACGGATTGGCAAGTCGTCCACCACAAATTCAAAGTAGTATAGTTCCTCAATGGCCTGGCGCAGCTGTTCCACCTAAAAAGAGCAAGTTAGGAGTCAGACAAGGCTCCCCAGGCATTGTATTAGAGCAGGGTTTCAACCTCAGCACTAatgacatgtttttaaaaaaaattaattaatttatttatttatctttggtgcattgggtcttcgttgctgtgcgcaggctttctctagttgtggagagcaggggctactattcattgtggtgcgtgggcttctcattgcggtggcttctcttgtggagcacgggctctaggcgcatgggcttcagtagttgtggcccgtgggctcagtagttgtggcacacgggcttagttgctctgcggcttgtaaaatcttcctggaccagggctcgaacccgtgtcccctgcattggcaggcggattctcaactactgtgccaccagggcagccccactAATGACATTTTGAGCTGGAAAATGCTTTGTTGTGGGGGGC from Physeter macrocephalus isolate SW-GA unplaced genomic scaffold, ASM283717v5 random_16, whole genome shotgun sequence includes these protein-coding regions:
- the TM9SF1 gene encoding transmembrane 9 superfamily member 1 isoform X4 gives rise to the protein MSGLGRLFGREKKERGPTPEEAIQKLKETEKILIRKQEFLEQKIEQELQTAKKHGTKNKRAALQALRRKKRLEQQLAQTDGTLSTLEFQREAIENATTNAEVLRTMELAAQGMKKAYQDMDIDKVDELMADITEQQEVAQQISDAISRPMGFGDDVDEDELLEELEELEQEELAQELLHVGDKEEEPPVTLPSVPSTHLPAGPGSAALRMTVLGHPVSWRCRWLPVLLLLLLGTGRDPVVEGVTHYKAGDPVILYVNKVGPYHNPQETYHYYQLPVCCPEKIRHKSLSLGEVLDGDRMAESLYEIRFRENVEKRILCHMQLSSAQVEQLRQAIEELYYFEFVVDDLPIRGFVGYMEESGFLPHSHKIGLWTHLDFHLEFHGDRIIFANVSVRDVKPHSLDGLRPDEFLGLTHTYSVRWSETSVERRSDRRRGDDGGFFPRTLEIHWLSIINSMVLVFLLVGFVAVILMRVLRNDLARYNLDEETTSGGSGDDFDQGDNGWKIIHTDVFRFPPYRGLLCAVLGVGAQFLALGTGIIVMALLGMFNVHRHGAINSAAILLYALTCCISGYVSSHFYRQIGGERWVWNIILTTSLFSVPFFLTWSVVNSVHWANGSTQALPATTILLLLTVWLLVGFPLTVIGGIFGKNNASPFDAPCRTKNIAREIPPQPWYKSTLVHMTVGGFLPFSAISVELYYIFATVWGREQYTLYGILFFVFAILLSVGACISIALTYFQLSGEDYRWWWRSVLSVGSTGLFIFFYSVFYYARRSNMSGVVQTVEFFGYSLLTGYVFFLMLGTISFFSSLKFIRYIYVNLKMD
- the TM9SF1 gene encoding transmembrane 9 superfamily member 1 isoform X1, translated to MFCGAASAAAIRHRGGQPRGGSAALRMTVLGHPVSWRCRWLPVLLLLLLGTGRDPVVEGVTHYKAGDPVILYVNKVGPYHNPQETYHYYQLPVCCPEKIRHKSLSLGEVLDGDRMAESLYEIRFRENVEKRILCHMQLSSAQVEQLRQAIEELYYFEFVVDDLPIRGFVGYMEESGFLPHSHKIGLWTHLDFHLEFHGDRIIFANVSVRDVKPHSLDGLRPDEFLGLTHTYSVRWSETSVERRSDRRRGDDGGFFPRTLEIHWLSIINSMVLVFLLVGFVAVILMRVLRNDLARYNLDEETTSGGSGDDFDQGDNGWKIIHTDVFRFPPYRGLLCAVLGVGAQFLALGTGIIVMALLGMFNVHRHGAINSAAILLYALTCCISGYVSSHFYRQIGGERWVWNIILTTSLFSVPFFLTWSVVNSVHWANGSTQALPATTILLLLTVWLLVGFPLTVIGGIFGKNNASPFDAPCRTKNIAREIPPQPWYKSTLVHMTVGGFLPFSAISVELYYIFATVWGREQYTLYGILFFVFAILLSVGACISIALTYFQLSGEDYRWWWRSVLSVGSTGLFIFFYSVFYYARRSNMSGVVQTVEFFGYSLLTGYVFFLMLGTISFFSSLKFIRYIYVNLKMD
- the TM9SF1 gene encoding transmembrane 9 superfamily member 1 isoform X2, producing MTVLGHPVSWRCRWLPVLLLLLLGTGRDPVVEGVTHYKAGDPVILYVNKVGPYHNPQETYHYYQLPVCCPEKIRHKSLSLGEVLDGDRMAESLYEIRFRENVEKRILCHMQLSSAQVEQLRQAIEELYYFEFVVDDLPIRGFVGYMEESGFLPHSHKIGLWTHLDFHLEFHGDRIIFANVSVRDVKPHSLDGLRPDEFLGLTHTYSVRWSETSVERRSDRRRGDDGGFFPRTLEIHWLSIINSMVLVFLLVGFVAVILMRVLRNDLARYNLDEETTSGGSGDDFDQGDNGWKIIHTDVFRFPPYRGLLCAVLGVGAQFLALGTGIIVMALLGMFNVHRHGAINSAAILLYALTCCISGYVSSHFYRQIGGERWVWNIILTTSLFSVPFFLTWSVVNSVHWANGSTQALPATTILLLLTVWLLVGFPLTVIGGIFGKNNASPFDAPCRTKNIAREIPPQPWYKSTLVHMTVGGFLPFSAISVELYYIFATVWGREQYTLYGILFFVFAILLSVGACISIALTYFQLSGEDYRWWWRSVLSVGSTGLFIFFYSVFYYARRSNMSGVVQTVEFFGYSLLTGYVFFLMLGTISFFSSLKFIRYIYVNLKMD